The following coding sequences are from one Streptomyces sp. NBC_00536 window:
- a CDS encoding RICIN domain-containing protein: MSGGGEDGDSGGDAFHGPAGVQRGSGNLQVNFHEHRTGILSACAVALVCAVTVIAVRLGGDPGAGSAAAPTGTPDVHTAPAPAPRPDPTGPDPSVLTGRLVNHGSALCLRDPGAAQDPVPVQDTCTGDADRSWTLATRDGGATRTLRDGLGGRCLTVTGSENFAPVRLLACTAQGDGQRWKLLWGTGDRAGLFALRADGNAKCLMVQGREASRPAAQTSCGEEYDDQWWHLAP; encoded by the coding sequence GTGAGCGGGGGCGGCGAGGACGGGGACTCCGGCGGGGACGCCTTCCACGGTCCGGCCGGGGTCCAGCGCGGCAGCGGGAACCTCCAGGTCAACTTCCACGAGCACCGTACGGGCATCCTCTCGGCCTGCGCGGTCGCCCTGGTGTGCGCGGTCACCGTGATCGCCGTCCGCCTCGGCGGCGACCCGGGCGCCGGGTCCGCGGCGGCGCCGACCGGGACCCCGGACGTCCACACGGCACCGGCGCCCGCCCCGCGCCCGGACCCGACCGGCCCGGATCCGTCGGTGCTGACCGGGCGGCTGGTCAACCACGGCAGCGCGCTGTGCCTGCGGGATCCGGGCGCCGCGCAGGACCCCGTACCGGTGCAGGACACCTGCACCGGCGACGCCGACCGGAGCTGGACGCTGGCCACCCGCGACGGCGGCGCCACCCGCACCCTGCGCGATGGCCTCGGCGGCCGGTGCCTGACCGTGACGGGCTCCGAGAACTTCGCGCCCGTCCGCCTGCTCGCCTGCACCGCCCAGGGGGACGGACAGCGCTGGAAACTCCTGTGGGGCACCGGCGACCGCGCGGGCCTCTTCGCGCTGCGCGCGGACGGCAACGCCAAGTGCCTGATGGTGCAGGGGCGGGAGGCATCCCGCCCCGCGGCCCAGACGTCCTGCGGCGAGGAGTACGACGACCAGTGGTGGCACCTGGCGCCGTGA
- a CDS encoding GNAT family N-acetyltransferase, whose product MIFRTATRQDLPAIIALLSDEDAVVDPRTVEVDAAYERAFAAVDADGRNEMVVLDEGDGTVVGCLQLTYIPGLGRHGQERALIEAVRVRADRRGAGLGRSLLTWAIDRARSRGCTLVQLTSNKRRAEAHRLYGSLGFAASHDGFKLPL is encoded by the coding sequence ATGATCTTCCGTACGGCCACGCGGCAGGACCTGCCCGCGATCATCGCGCTCCTGTCCGACGAGGACGCCGTGGTGGATCCGCGGACCGTCGAGGTCGACGCGGCGTACGAGCGGGCCTTCGCGGCCGTGGACGCCGACGGACGCAACGAGATGGTGGTCCTGGACGAGGGCGACGGCACGGTCGTCGGCTGTCTCCAGCTCACCTACATCCCCGGTCTGGGGCGCCACGGCCAGGAGCGCGCGCTCATCGAGGCGGTACGGGTACGGGCCGACCGGCGCGGCGCCGGTCTCGGCCGCTCCCTGCTCACCTGGGCCATCGACCGGGCACGCTCCCGCGGCTGCACCCTGGTGCAGCTCACCAGCAACAAGCGGCGCGCCGAGGCCCACCGCCTGTACGGATCGCTCGGCTTCGCCGCGAGCCACGACGGATTCAAACTGCCGCTGTGA
- a CDS encoding YciI family protein, translating into MAKYLLLKHYRGAPAAVNDVPMNQWTPQEITDHVRYMQDFAARLEGTGEFVDGQALAPEGTFVRYDGEGRPPVTDGPFAETKDLIAGWMVIDVDSYDRAVELAGELSAAPGAGGKPIHEWLEVRPFLAAPPTITE; encoded by the coding sequence ATGGCCAAGTACCTGCTTCTCAAGCACTACCGCGGCGCCCCGGCCGCCGTCAACGACGTCCCCATGAACCAGTGGACCCCGCAGGAGATCACGGACCACGTGCGGTACATGCAGGACTTCGCGGCCCGGCTCGAAGGCACCGGAGAGTTCGTCGACGGCCAGGCGCTGGCCCCGGAGGGGACGTTCGTCCGGTACGACGGCGAGGGCCGCCCGCCGGTCACCGACGGCCCGTTCGCCGAGACCAAGGACCTGATCGCGGGCTGGATGGTGATCGACGTCGACAGCTACGACCGCGCCGTCGAGCTGGCCGGTGAACTCTCGGCCGCCCCCGGGGCGGGCGGCAAGCCGATCCACGAGTGGCTGGAGGTGCGCCCGTTCCTGGCCGCGCCGCCCACCATCACGGAGTGA
- a CDS encoding RNA polymerase sigma factor encodes MNNEAALLRSLTPGVLGILVRRGADFAAAEDAVQDALVEAVRVWPADSPRDPKGWLVTVAWRRFLDATRADTARRRREDLVEVQPEPGPAPERDDTLQLYFLCAHPSLTPSSAVALTLRAVGGLTTRQIARAYLVPEATMAQRISRAKRTVSGVRLNEPGDVATVLRVLYLVFNEGYSGDLDLAAEAIRLTRQLAAVIDHPEVAGLLALMLLHHARRAGRTAADGSLVPLAEQDRGRWDNAMIAEGVGILQAALARDRLGEFQAQAAIAALHADARSAGETDWVQIVEWYDELVGLTDSPVVRLNRAVAVGEADGPRAGLAALAALDDSARRGPLPRRTAVAAYLHERDGDLATAARLYAEAALQAPNLAERDHLTRQAARLNARRPR; translated from the coding sequence ATGAACAACGAGGCGGCCCTGCTCCGGAGCCTCACACCGGGCGTGCTCGGGATCCTCGTCCGCCGCGGAGCCGATTTCGCGGCGGCCGAGGACGCCGTACAGGACGCGCTGGTCGAGGCCGTCCGGGTGTGGCCGGCCGACAGCCCGCGGGACCCGAAGGGCTGGCTGGTCACCGTCGCCTGGCGGCGGTTCCTCGACGCGACCCGGGCGGACACCGCCCGCCGCCGCCGCGAGGACCTCGTCGAGGTGCAGCCGGAGCCCGGTCCCGCACCCGAGCGGGACGACACGCTCCAGCTCTACTTCCTGTGCGCCCACCCCTCGCTGACGCCGTCGTCCGCGGTCGCGCTCACCCTGCGCGCCGTGGGCGGGCTCACCACCCGCCAGATCGCCCGGGCCTACCTGGTGCCCGAGGCGACCATGGCGCAGCGGATCAGCCGGGCCAAGCGCACCGTCTCCGGCGTCAGGCTCAACGAGCCCGGCGATGTCGCCACCGTGCTGCGCGTCCTCTACCTGGTCTTCAACGAGGGCTACTCCGGCGACCTCGATCTCGCCGCAGAGGCGATCCGGCTCACCCGGCAGCTCGCGGCCGTGATCGACCACCCCGAGGTGGCGGGGCTGCTCGCCCTCATGCTGCTCCACCACGCCCGGCGGGCCGGCCGCACCGCGGCCGACGGCAGCCTGGTGCCGCTCGCCGAGCAGGACCGCGGCCGGTGGGACAACGCGATGATCGCCGAGGGCGTCGGGATCCTCCAGGCGGCCCTCGCCCGCGACCGGCTGGGCGAATTCCAGGCCCAGGCCGCCATCGCGGCGCTGCACGCCGACGCGCGCAGCGCCGGGGAGACCGACTGGGTGCAGATCGTCGAGTGGTACGACGAGCTGGTGGGTCTGACCGACAGCCCGGTCGTCCGGCTCAACCGGGCGGTGGCCGTCGGCGAGGCCGACGGCCCGCGCGCCGGGCTGGCGGCGCTCGCCGCGCTGGACGACTCCGCCCGCCGGGGCCCGCTGCCCCGCCGCACCGCGGTGGCGGCGTACCTCCACGAGCGCGACGGCGACCTTGCGACGGCGGCCCGGCTGTACGCCGAAGCGGCCCTCCAGGCACCCAACCTCGCGGAACGCGACCACCTGACGCGCCAGGCCGCCCGCCTCAACGCCCGCCGTCCCCGCTGA
- a CDS encoding DUF6817 domain-containing protein, with protein sequence MPDPPVPPAVPDGDAAAERALALLRTLGAADIAHPGGTLLVHLQRVREQLIAWGARPALQLAGLCHAFYGTDGFPTALLPPDRRAGLAEVIGAEAEAIVHLYASCDRQATYPTLAESDGPFRDRFTGRLHIPQPRLRRDFAELTAANELDLARIDPAFREAWGAGLLTLFTRLRPLLSPPAWSDCRTLLAQH encoded by the coding sequence GTGCCCGATCCCCCGGTTCCACCCGCTGTCCCCGACGGTGACGCCGCCGCCGAGCGGGCCCTCGCACTCCTGCGCACGCTCGGAGCCGCGGACATCGCCCATCCCGGCGGCACGCTCCTCGTCCACCTCCAGCGCGTCCGGGAACAGCTCATCGCATGGGGCGCCCGCCCCGCCCTCCAGCTCGCGGGCCTGTGCCACGCCTTCTACGGCACCGACGGGTTTCCCACCGCCCTGCTGCCGCCGGACCGCCGCGCCGGACTCGCGGAGGTGATCGGCGCGGAGGCCGAAGCCATCGTCCACCTCTACGCGTCGTGCGACCGGCAGGCGACGTACCCGACGCTCGCCGAGAGCGACGGGCCCTTCCGCGACCGGTTCACCGGCCGCCTCCACATCCCGCAGCCGCGCCTGCGGCGGGACTTCGCCGAGCTGACCGCCGCCAACGAACTCGACCTCGCCCGGATCGACCCCGCCTTCCGCGAGGCATGGGGCGCCGGACTCCTCACCCTGTTCACCCGGCTCCGGCCGCTGCTGAGCCCACCCGCCTGGTCGGACTGCCGCACGCTGCTCGCACAGCACTAG
- a CDS encoding DUF5954 family protein gives MDHGDVGRGGARPIVVRVPVEPVEAAMEADAVDAVARVGEVVVRGPLFGVVAQYPGDASRWHVVVAIVDPCPQVARDGLNSKLWFRAKDEAKDRAERRALLAAVARLESERVDELDVAGTRYRVVRAEEYAGSGADGIEPPRPTDPEPLVPDWVRGARAPEIDDALVLDPDEPVPPTQALEQLALRGLRYTGARFPQGVLADSRRALETHPDILVLPPTFTVVEQTSARNWEPVSGPHVTAHEARKSLDFSLTWAWPRMRGLISTDADMGADARTLTAGAEAEAGAARGARGAELAVYSDAADALRAGRVNRLEFQGTVYRIARTRRLLRWGPDGPEGPRPSDVNSQEPTRIHLALDEDGNVVPEE, from the coding sequence ATGGACCATGGGGATGTGGGACGGGGCGGGGCACGGCCGATCGTGGTGCGGGTTCCCGTGGAGCCGGTGGAAGCCGCGATGGAGGCCGACGCGGTCGACGCCGTGGCCAGGGTCGGCGAGGTGGTCGTACGCGGCCCGCTGTTCGGGGTGGTGGCGCAGTATCCCGGGGACGCGTCACGGTGGCACGTGGTCGTCGCCATCGTGGACCCCTGCCCCCAGGTGGCGCGCGACGGCCTGAACTCGAAGCTCTGGTTCCGCGCGAAGGACGAGGCGAAGGACCGGGCGGAGCGGCGTGCGCTCCTGGCCGCGGTCGCCCGGCTGGAGAGCGAGCGGGTCGACGAGCTCGATGTGGCCGGGACCCGGTACCGGGTCGTCCGCGCCGAGGAGTACGCGGGCTCGGGCGCGGACGGCATCGAGCCGCCGCGGCCCACCGATCCGGAGCCGCTGGTCCCCGACTGGGTCCGCGGCGCCAGGGCGCCGGAGATCGACGACGCCTTGGTCCTGGACCCGGACGAGCCCGTCCCGCCGACCCAGGCCCTCGAACAGCTGGCCCTGCGCGGCCTGCGCTACACCGGTGCGCGGTTCCCCCAGGGCGTGCTCGCCGACTCGCGGCGGGCGCTGGAGACCCACCCGGACATCCTGGTGCTGCCCCCGACGTTCACCGTGGTGGAGCAGACGAGCGCGCGGAACTGGGAGCCGGTCAGCGGTCCGCACGTCACCGCCCATGAGGCCCGCAAGTCACTGGACTTCAGCCTGACCTGGGCGTGGCCGCGGATGCGCGGGCTCATCTCCACCGACGCCGACATGGGCGCGGACGCCCGTACCCTGACCGCCGGGGCCGAGGCCGAGGCAGGCGCCGCGCGGGGTGCGCGGGGCGCGGAGCTGGCCGTCTACTCGGACGCCGCCGACGCCCTGCGGGCCGGGCGGGTCAACCGGCTGGAGTTCCAGGGCACCGTCTACCGGATCGCCCGCACCCGGCGCCTGCTCCGCTGGGGACCCGACGGCCCCGAGGGTCCCCGCCCCTCCGACGTCAACAGCCAGGAGCCCACCCGGATCCACCTCGCCCTCGACGAGGACGGCAACGTCGTTCCCGAGGAGTGA